Below is a genomic region from Choristoneura fumiferana chromosome 30, NRCan_CFum_1, whole genome shotgun sequence.
TAACTTACTTTACagatttttaaacatatttaattatattagaaatggaACGAACAGCGCCAAGTACCCGTTAAAAATCGAGTCAGGAAACCCACTCATTTTCCTACTTGCCTCCGATACGTGTCGGGCCATTTAGAGAGATGGAGAGCCTGCCACCGAGATTTACGGGCAATTTTAGACCTTACGGCGATAGCGTTAATATTATGAAGCAGTCGATTATCCTATGGACGCTTAAGTTTTTACTTTACTGCAAATTGGATGCATTCGCACGTTGGATGCATTAAACGCAAGTAAACGGCATCTTTTATGCGGTGGCTTATTGCTGTAGTGGCTGCGAGTGCGAAAAGTCGGCTATTGCCGCGTTAATATTATAGTCGTATACCATCCGCTTTTAGTACACGGAATTAGACACATAAACGAATTCCTGCCTCATCATATTTCATGCCGCTTTGTTGTTCATGTTAAATTAAGAACACAGAGAACTTGGCGCTCGTTGGGTTTatccttcctactaatattataaatgtgaaagtttgtgagtgagtgagtgagtgagtatgtttgttacttcttcacgttgaacgatgtaattttagggaattcccagcagaatttaataaaatcccggaatttcaattcaactgctgtatctaatgatttacgcgtgcgaagccgcgggtaaacgctagtgttAAATATATGGAACCTACTTTGCTGTGTACTTATAATATTGATAAATGATGttaccacattatttttaagacatgttatgtacagtcgagttcataaacttgtgagcaaaaatttgatcaataatatctgaacacgcttggTTTCGTTCATAGGTAAATGCATCTATAAAACGAagaaattttatgtcaaaaatataaataatagtaataaagcACATCATTTTATTACTCTGCCCAATAGGTGAtagacattatgtataatgtCCGGGtaatttaaccttttaaccgccacggtcggccacagccgacaaaaaaaaaatctgaaaatcgttccatatgcgccacgaaatgccgacatggccactgcaggtggtaggacctcgtgcaaggtccgcccggattgctgccaccatcttgctcgctaatcctgccgtgaagcagcagtgcttgcactgttgtgtttcggcgtggagagtaagacagccggtgaaattactggcacttgaggtatcccatcttaggcctctaggttggcaacgcatctgcaatccccctggtattgcaggtgtctatgggcggtggtgatctcttaccatcaggagacccacttgctcgtttgccatccagtcaaataaaaaaaaaatggcactTTTTCcagctgtcgtgttttaccgaccgtggcggtcaagGGATTTGAATAGTTATTATCAAATTGCCATTTCATCCTGGTCATTATAAAAATTATCATATTAAAATTAgcgatttatcacttggtccacaacatatatatcatgttattttgttagtaataaaCAGTGATCGTACTTTTTCTAGAATTTTAGGTGCGATGACGTCAAGTGACACACGACAGCTACCTAGGGTTGTCGACGTGTATAATGTGATTgacgtttaaaattatttaatattatgttgtcATTCAAAATgaagcacatttttttttacttaatcagTTATTATACCTAATTGTGTAAGTATAACATTTATTATTGTAACCCAGTCTCTCCATTGTGTTTAATCAGTTAATAATTATTGCTTATTTTCACACACAAAATCAACGCAACTGTTCTTAGCACTTGACGTGACGTCAGTGAAGAAACAAAATGACTTCTATATTCATGCACTGCCATTACCTACGCATTATACTATCTATGCTAATatgtagttagtatatcaattCCAAATCATAAATATGAACTATAACCTGACATAGGAATTATTGCAACTGTGTTACATTTTCTTATAGTAAATTAACCCTTCATGTCATTATGCATATTGGGTTGGGCTTTACATGTTCTAAGAATATTTTCTGTATTCCCGATTTGTTTAATacgctattttatttttcattttatttgattcttggttcaaacaatttaatattgGGCACTGACAACCCTAGCACTGCACCGAAAATGCTAGAGAAAGTACGATCACTGGCAATAAACATGTCACGATCCGTCATGGTGACAAACTTGAAAGAGATGTGAcgcaccgtgaacccgcgtcCGCAGTAGTCGCATATCTTGTCGCGCGGCGGCCTCTTCTTCTCGTGCACGTAGCTCAGGTGCCGCTTCAGACCCACGCTGTTCTTGAACACCTGTGCCCAACGTGTTAGCCGCattacattcacatttatctctCGTGTTATGTCGTGACGCagcattttatatggttgcgttcacatttatctgatgcagtgtgttgtgacggcgaGGTAGACcgaaaaggagatggcgggacgatttagacgcgtatgcaagggattggcctgacattgcgctgaaccgggaggtgtggagatcaagaggagaggcctttgcccagcagtgggacactattgtaggctagttaaaaaaaaaaaaaaagtgtgttgtgacggcttgcgTTGTGCCGCATCGAAGCTGTAGAGAGAGACACAAcgcgacagataaatgtgaatgctgCTTTAGGCTCTTATACAGATGTGCATGTTGCAGAAAAttttggaaaagttctcggaaatttctggaaattttcacaagaaatataggaaatttagatttaagaaacgTGAAGtctcaatccccatacaaattTCGAGAAGTTTCCGAAGTTTTCCTATGTGAAAAGTtctgcaattttggaaagtttcctttggcacatcagtaggcTCTTATCACACTTACAAGTAGCGAGCGTACTTTGTATGAAGGCGATCACGCAACGAGTTCGCCGCGACTGATATGTGTATATAGGtcccgccggaagaccagcgctgactccatcccaggagtccgcatttatgctgaggcgggacctttTCACTCacacatataaaattatatattattatatatttcatttcataattttgaacatgaaactaccgtgagactcactcatattaaacatgtcgagctaaactcgatttaagacgtgagttatccgggtcattatatttaatatttcatttcatattttgtatttcaattatttttgtaacttttgtttttaactattatgtgtgtgttgaataaacttttttcatttcatttatagaAAACACGCTCGCAACTCGCAAGGGTAATAAGGCCCAAAGGTGCAGATAAACTCGAGCATACACTTGTCGCAACGATAAcgccgcgagcgcgcagcgaATTAGCAAATTAACGCCATATTGTATACTCTCGAACACTAATAATAGGACGCCTTCGGCGCTATGCGCAGCTAACTCACTGCGCGTTCGCAGCGATATCGTTGCGCACCGGCGAAGAAAGCGTTAGGACCTTATCACACTTACGATTCCgcttcgctttcaactcgcccgcaaatcgccagtgtgataaggcccttagtGAAGGAGTTAAGCCAGGGATACACTAGATGACAAATGTCTCACGACATGAGCCGGCGACATGTCCAGCGAAGCCGGTCGGTTTCGCCTGACATATCTGGCGACACCCGACGTCGTTAGTTACACGTGTCGCAGGACATTTGGCCTCTAGTGTATCCCTGGCTTTATGATACAAGGGCGGATCCAGCTAAGCCACACAGGGAGTCACTGTCAAGTTGCCCCNNNNNNNNNNNNNNNNNNNNNNNNNNNNNNNNNNNNNNNNNNNNNNNNNNNNNNNNNNNNNNNNNNNNNNNNNNNNNNNNNNNNNNNNNNNNNNNNNNNNGCTCCATGCACAATAGCCAAGTCACTTTTTCACTTTCAGAGCGTACATCTGACAATGCCATTTGCATATACCACTTTTTCAATCTGTCCCTTGTGTAGGGAACTGAGTGAGCACTCATGAGGCTGAATATGATTTCttggagtgttttttttaaatctaatattttaacAAGGCTTTAGTCCTCCAAATGTGACtgtgtcagcctcatggggagcctcagttgtatacaccacactacagatattacgctctcccttgcactgaaaccatgtaaagaaagaaagaaagaaaaacatttattcgtgacattttttactaataaaagaaaaagaaaaaaggaaataaattttgtcacgaaatggtcccaactcagcatgatgtcaaccttgcggctgacgctggtcttccgttggaaccagtGAACAGTGatgtctctggatgcaaaggcctgtcttCCTGGAGTGTTCAgccacaacaaaaaaagagtgataattttttatattattctttCTTGTTTCctactggcaaaaaaaaaaagattgataCTGCATTttgtatatatacttatatgGCTCATTTAGGTTAAGTTATTATGAACTTGTATGTAAGTTTCTTATGTCTCTTTTGTTTTCGTGGACCAACTGAAAATCAGCATTCAGCAGCAGCATTCTCATCCGATTACCTCACACTGAATCTACCAAACAATGGCTAaatgatagtgtcttttccagcCTTGACATTAGCGGAATCattgatagtatcgatggagctatacttgcAAGAATTTAATTGTTCTCTATGTAATTACAGGAGGGATTCTACAAGGAAGCGGCTAGCCTGTTCGTATGCTGGGAGTGCGAGTCGCTCCTGCGCAGGCTTTCGCGCTTCCGGCGGCAGGCGTGCGTGGCGCAGCGTCGGCTCGCGGGCATCGCCGACGGCCGGGATGATGTTAGCAGGCTGAGTCAACTTGTTACTTACACTCCTCGCAAtaggagtgtttgatgaatgtggacatcgagtctttcaatgaggctggcatagtcacactggtgcacttaagcctcaaaaaaaaaaatagaaaaaaaaaagtgttacttttaaaaaatataacgcGGCTCCAGCTTTTTTATAGCCAGGAGGGGGTCACATAATCAAAATTATGGGTATATCCAAGGGGGGTCTCATGGTCAAATTCAATGGTATggtaccattagccaaatatgtggtctaccaccctaaagttgataatcgttttcatgtcataaaacaataatgccaatagacgtgtctgtcaacttgaaagttcgactttagcgacatattcatttgataggaacttgtttaaaaattgatagaccacttatttggctgatggtacaatacaaACAGTACTTTCCGTTGACCTTAATAtatcttaatataataaaattcttcTGTACtgtgtgttttgtttgtcaCTTAACTTgtcctaaacggctggaccaatttggATCAAATTCTTTGTGTAAGTTTCAATAGATTCCTGGATGGTTTGAAAACATAATAGGACCCGGTAGGTGTGGCGCTGCTGTCGGTATGTTATCATATTTAATGTAGTGCTGCTTTTACAGACAGGACAACGTCAGCCAGGTTctctaattgtttttaaaatgaagattaataataaaactatgataaaattttgtaataatCTCCAACTCCAATCCACAGGTGAAAACATTGAAGATCGGCATGTCCAGACTTCTCCGCACCCACAAGCCAACGTATGATCTAACAGTGGTGTCAGATGCAGAAGAAAACGACAATTTTATCGACTGCGGACCAGTTGTCGACATAAAGATAGAAACGGACGATACTGATGACATACCACTGTCAGAACTACACAATAACTATTTGTCAGATGGACAACGGTCACGTGGAGAACAGTATGTACAAGAATAACGCGGACACAATCAAGCAAAAgaagaaagtaaaattaaaaacaaacaaaattgtgtCTTCCGTCAGTAAATATAAAGATTATTTTGCTACGACGCGGATGAGTGAGTGAAGAGGATATGGCAGAGTAGAGTGCGAAAGAAATTGGCCGATGATTTGCTAACGCGCCGTTTAAATGTGATCTTGTTTGAGGTTTTTAAGGGTCAAGTTTGGCTTGGAGAAGCATAAGAGAGCTTTTCATGTGGAGGTTAGTTTTTAATCacctttttttgtttgtatgatCAAATGAAAACTTATAGTCTggcaaaaaagaaaagaaattaaaaagtggcaacactgtagtgtcctccctttggTTTCCCTttggtttgaaagggatgacactacagtgttgccactttttaatttctactcttttttgccAGACTATACTGTAGCTGTAggccgtccactgttggacatagacctctcccatagatctccagttgcttcgtaTTCACCGCGAACCAGCTTAATTAATacccttaccaacaaaaagttggaaaacccccgactttgtcagttcaaagttcaatatctcaaaaacggctaaaccgattttgatgaaacatgtctaagaactgtcggtagaaaacctgatttcgaaTTAAAAACCGCTAttaaaatcggtctacccgtttaagagctatggtgcctacagacagacagacacacatagcggtcaaacttataacaccccgctttttgcgtcggggagttaaaaacttaatttgacGATTTATAAACACTGTTTCTCCCCCtcggaaaaataaaaaagtatgtaggtagtttcctatcctataaataaataaaaataaaaaagcctttTAATTTCTAGCAGTTAACAACAAAGTATTggcatatataatatttcaattcttaaaaattgatttacatgcattattttttaatataatgccAAAAagataatcaataaaaaaaataaaacaatcttagttttaattaacaataaatattttttttcgtttacatttacatttataaaCACTGTTTCTCCTTCtcggaaaaaataaaaagtatgtaggtagttttaGTTTCCTATCCTATAGAAGTTTAAAAATCCCTTTACGTACACCTGATATTCGACGTTGTActtataaaaagtttcaagtcTTTAGCTCAGGTTCTGGTTCTACCTTGTTTCGTGTGACAGTCAGTCAGTAGCGGTACTGTTAAtagaaatacttaaaaaaaaaatagtgaattaaggCTCGCCTAAAAACTTTCCCGTTGAAAGCAAACTTCTGAACAAAGTTTTTAGTATTATATTTTCaacttacaaaaaaattgttacaaGTTGGACGGTTCATGTCTATTGGACGCTAGATGTCACTGCTAGCGGCCAGCTTACTACTGcacactagatggcgttagtggtGCGCGGATCTATAGATAGAATCAGACGGTTAATGAAAAAGTGACACGTCTGAACACAAAATAAAGTGAAAATTaccatgaaattaataaaaaaaaccttccaagtgcgagtcggattcgcacACCGAGTGCATTTATATagagggtactttttatcccagaaactAGCATTTTACACGCAGGATAGTGATTAACGcgatttttcaataattttactTTGCAGAAAGACAACCACCCTCAATGCCCCATATGCCTGTCCTACATCGCGTCAGACAACTTGTCTGCGCACACATCGGACCACTACAGCAGACACGACTGCCTACTCTGCGAGCACCAATCCTTCAGCAGCCAGGACATGAGAAGGCATCTGAAGATGCATGGCGTTGGTGTAGCCGTCAAGAAGAAAAAGGTATGATGTCTTAAAGTTACTCTCGTCCACTCATAGCGCCACCTACCCTCATGGCAAAATTTGAGGAATAggtgtgagccacatcttcCTCTAGCCTACCCTGAATGATCCTATTTACTATAGAAGATAGCCGCGTGGACGTCGGTACCCGGTTCTACAGAtacatacagtcgagttcataaacttctgagcaaattttgatcaaaaatatctaaacacgactctattgttaacggcgtaaaagcgtgttcagatatttttgaacaaatttttgcttacaagtttataaactcgactgtacatcacAGTCGCATACATTATGGTCACAGTAGTTGTCATATGATAGACAGTAGCGTGTTATCGTTGCAGGGCGGGAAACAAAAGGCGTTGCAAGCTGATGCAGGCGTCAAGTCGTGCCGGAACGCTGTTAGTTCGGACCAAGCAACGCCTTATGGATACCCTTGTGCGGAGTGTAATAAATATTTCGAGTACGTATTGCATAAAATCTCTAATTCGCAACCGATACTATCAGAGACAAATAAAATCCACGATGTCATTTTCGGGAATGGAAATTTAGTGAAATTCgggtaccgtaaggtcggggtactttgacccatttgattggagggttactttggcccaCATGAAAACCCCGTACCATACGGTATTTCAGTTCATTTGCCGGGTATTATgacttacgcgtgcgaaaccgcgggtttAATCTACCCGCACAGAACGTTAAAAAATgctcataataaataaatatcacgggacagtCTTGATACCAATTGATCTGGTCCCAAAGCCCAAAGTAAGCAatgtttgtgttatgggtacaagccaacggataaacatacttaaataggtaaatacatacttaaatacgtattaaacaccTAAGaatcgagaacaaacattcgtattttttatacaaatatatgcCCTGAGTGGGGtccgaacccgggacctcaagcttcgtagttagttTTTCTAATTACTGGGCTATCTGGTCGGCAAACATAAtgcatgtttattttatttatattggcaGAGGGGGAAGCGCACATTGCCTGCTGTTATACGTGCTTGCTTTGTGAGTGTATAAGTAGGAATTATTTTaggtgtcccgatctcgtttACAGCCAACATTGcgaacaaagccattgtattctattatgtCCTCAAGTGCATTATCCtcagttaaaaatgaaatgaaatataagataaaatagctcattgaaataacgactttattatttacaacagagagttcattaaataaaactttgttggcagataaggtttttcaaaattgaatgcgTCGTAGGCAAGCAACCTCGTggaaaagtattatctgctCCAGGCAATAgagtcgttatttcaatgaactattttattttatacttccgttcattttaaactgagtattatgcggttgagggcacaataatacaatggctttgtttTGAAAGGTTAGCTGTTAACAAGATCGGGACActtcaaataattcctactataaTACAAATGGTTTTCTCAAGTAGCTTagactgatttttattttagaaataagaATCAAAGATGGAAGCACGTCCAGCGGCACCACAGAGAGGGCTACGGGTGTTCCACGTGCGGGAAACGGTTTGCGTTCAAAAACAACTTGAATCGCCACGAACAGTAAGTGAATCGGATATTAGAGATGtggtgaataatgtttttccattattttctcggataagttcgtatttaattCTTTCTTTCCCAATTGCTTCAGTAAACTTCTGTAagttagttgagaaagcaagataaataccgACTAATCCGACAAAATGCGAttacaaaaacattattcactagatctgtacTATGCTATTGTAGCAACTTCCTAGCCTCATCTAATTAGCAAATATAGAATTCTAAttctttaatttattgaatcagacttTATCAGACGTTAGTTGCGAAGGTGTATATCatggttactcaaagtggggtacgcgaacccctaggtgttcgctattcgacggtaggggtttcgcgacaaggtttacgtgactccaaaaaccaccaggctgcaagactagcaagttgattaagattggttatggagtcttttgtattttttttatttcaactttaaatttgttccttatttgtttgttatttgttgttgtttttttcagtttgtattttcgttggcaagatgattcttacctatattgttaccttttattgaaataaaaatatacattatattatgatgatgattgaaataaaactaaccttactttctccaacagtcaatttattactttctttggagGGGGGAGGTAGgattcgctatcgtctagaaactttaacagggtacgtggagccataagtttgagaaaccctggtgtATATCAATGATCTGTAAcaagtactttgctcacccatgagtgaattgtttcagtttagtTCTAATCATACTCtaatctattctattcttattattaaagtatccaaagataattaatttataaccaAAATAACGCCgccgattcatttttattttttacttatccAGGGTGCACTTGAGCCCGTTGCCGCGCGAGCAATGCCCGTCCTGCCACAAGCTGGTGCGCGTGGACCTGGTCAAGACGCACGCGCGGATCCACCTGCAGCGCGAACGGTTCTCGTGCGTGGAGTGCGCCAAGAGCTTCGTCAGCAGAGCTTCGTACGACCACCATCTGAAGTACACGCAGGCGCATGCCAGCAAAGACATATTGAAGTAAGTTGGATTAGAAAAATGCGAccccagcgccatctagtgtctAGTAGTAGGACTGTAGCGCCATCTGGTGTCTAGTTGTACAACTGTAGCGCCACCTAGTtttggtagcgattcgcttcctagtaaggtcacagttctaacctaacctacttttctggtagcgattcgcatTCTAgtaaggtcacagttctaacctaacctacttttctggtagcgattcgctttctagtaaggtcacagttctaacctaacctacttttctggtagcgattcgctttctagTCAAAGTCACAGTtctattctaacctaacctaacctatttttctggtagcgattcgcatTCTAgtaaggtcacagttctaacctaacctacttttctggtagcgattcgctttctagtaaagtcacagttctaacctaacctaacctacttttctggtagcgattcgctttctagtaaggtcacagttctaacctaacctacttttctggtagcgattcgctttctagTAAGgacacagttctaacctaacctaacctacttttctggtagcgattcgttTTCTGATGGGGTCGTATTGATCGGATTCTACAGCACAAGCAAGAATattcagaaataaaattattgcaagCGATCgcagaaaataaaatatcgtGAATAAATGCACcgaacaaaaaatattctttaaaaaataattctatagTTTGATACAATTGTTGaataaattgattataaaattagttgaattatttttctaataaatatgtttcatccaagtaaatagtaattgaagccataatattcgaagtaaaaatacaaggaccaaatattatatgaaacattttctgcgaaacgcaattctatgaaatttctacctgtgaaagaagggaacacctcAAATACTCGTATCTTACATATGCGTTTCAAAACTAAAGTTTTACTAGCAAGGAATTAAATTAATGCTATAAATGTGCTGAAGCTCCGCGCGCTCATCTTGTGTAATTTAGTGTCATGTTATAATGAGTTGTCTTCTTGTCCGCAGGTACAAGTGCAACGTCTGCGACAAGGGCTACCGTTCGCGCGGCGAGCTGCGGGATCATGTCAACTACCAGCACATAGGACAGACGCAACACAAGTGTCCTGTGTGCGGAAAAGTGAGTAGTAATCtttatttagaaagaaagaaaaaacatttattcctgACATTATTACACAgaagcgtgaatgggaacgttgggagaggaaggcctagacgaacgtaccacgatcaaatcggggacgttctgaagaaaggtcgggtcaggagtactctaaaccgacgtgcgtgcatgaaaagattgatgaatgtagaggaagcgagagttgtatgccagaatcgtagcaagtggaaggatgtagtgtctgcctaccccgttgggaaagaggcgtgattttatgtatgtatgtatgtattattacacaaattagaaaaagaaaagtaaaaagttACGTATTACGGTCACAAAATGATCCTAAATTAGCATAAAGCTGCCCTTgtgaacggcgctggtcttcctttgggacgaTCAGGACGGCATACATTTTACAGAAAACAACAAACAGTGAAACCGACACACTTAAAATACCCACCAACAAATACAAGCATTGCATAAAATATTCTACATAAAACTGATCCGTGAtcgacccctatctcacctgatgaaggCCAAAGGTATATCTCACAGGTTCAGTAACTGCCTTTTcgctctagccttgaagagccttaGGTTGTATCTATCAttaaatacagacgacgggagcgaattccattccttagcagttcgcattttAAAAGATGAAATCAACCACTTCGTGCGGACCGATGGAACTGCATAAGGGTGAaaacgatacaatacaatattctttattgcacacattaaatcagtacaaaaaatttaCGTTGACACAAATTCCCTGAGCCTGAATGTCCGAATCATTCCTACTGCCTATTATTACGAAAGGGTACTTTGATCTGATTTAATATGCGTGCGTGGTATGATTTCGCGGCCAATAAgggaaacattttattttcaatccATTTTACTCAAACGTCACACGGGGGCTTACggtgtcaagggcagacctcttgaggggaggtttgaccttaaaggaggcctagtaagttattccttgagtaaaacaataagactttttttacaatttttaattaaaaaaaataaacaaaaaataacaggcctagtttgacaaaattaaaagtaaaagtattacgagaatctcaggtagtaagttcaagcgattttatgagaggtggttctgattattcggtctcactggcctacacttccctggagtcggagagaagaacccggagcgaagaggctggccacagcagggggcctggtccagctgagtggtcgtcggtgccgagg
It encodes:
- the LOC141444892 gene encoding zinc finger X-chromosomal protein-like — encoded protein: MLRHDITREINVNVMRLTRWAQVFKNSVGLKRHLSYVHEKKRPPRDKICDYCGRGFTTLAILRAHIRTHTGARPLHCAHCAASFAHSAALHNHVKLHKGAR
- the LOC141444452 gene encoding uncharacterized protein encodes the protein MSLDAKACLPGVFSHNKKREGFYKEAASLFVCWECESLLRRLSRFRRQACVAQRRLAGIADGRDDVKTLKIGMSRLLRTHKPTYDLTVVSDAEENDNFIDCGPVVDIKIETDDTDDIPLSELHNNYLSDGQRSRGEQYHKRAFHVEKDNHPQCPICLSYIASDNLSAHTSDHYSRHDCLLCEHQSFSSQDMRRHLKMHGVGVAVKKKKGGKQKALQADAGVKSCRNAVSSDQATPYGYPCAECNKYFENKNQRWKHVQRHHREGYGCSTCGKRFAFKNNLNRHEQVHLSPLPREQCPSCHKLVRVDLVKTHARIHLQRERFSCVECAKSFVSRASYDHHLKYTQAHASKDILKYKCNVCDKGYRSRGELRDHVNYQHIGQTQHKCPVCGKALATRRCITRHVRRAHHGVKEGPRDKICQQCGKAFRDKKGLREHEFIHTGERPLSCEVCGCTFRQSASLYTHKKRVHKIYPPRREVAVVGDTPQEGSKSGTVAPSSAD